GGATCTTGAGAACATAGACATCAAATATGATGAGGATAAGGCCTTAGTCTTATTGCACTCTCTaccaaaatcatatgaaatcTTTGTTGACATCTTAAAACATGGTAGAGACAAGTTGTCTCTAGATGATGTGACCGGAGCCTTAAGTTCCAAGGAATTACAACATAAGGTTGAAGGAAAGAACTCTATACATGATGCTCTTACAGTTAGGACTAGACCAGAAAACAGGGATCCTAAATTTAAGGGTAGGTCTAGGTCAAAGTCTAGGAATGGCAGGAAAATAATAAGATGCTATCACTACCATGATGAGGGACATATTAAGAAGAATTGTCCCAAGGAAAGAGTGAACCCCTAGAGAAAAACCCTAGAACTTCTTCATCCGTGTGTGAGTTTGACTATGATAGTGTAGATGCCTATAAGTGTCTAGAAATGCTAGAAAAGTAGCATAGTTTCTAGGTTTAGGGTGGACTCATCATAGGAAATGGTTTTTCAAACTATAGAGTCATAGTAGGTGATAAAATGTTAGTAGGTAATAATCAAGTGTAAAGTATATCCCCGTTTTGAGATAAACCTAATTTCTCTAGGAAAATTTAGATAGAAAAGGTGTCTAAGGCTAGGGATGTTAGGAGGAGGGAAAAATTGCAGATGTGAGGGAAATAGGAATCATGTAGATTTGGTAAGATCACCAAAGTAAAAATCTCCAAATCAGACCTTGTATATGTCAAAAGCCCATTAGAGATCAGTTTCTAGGATCTAGGGGGacctatctaggccttgtctcatggtggagctaggtgaggtGAACCTAGTCGAGATGATGTGCCCCTAAGAATTCCCAAGTGTATACGAGCTTGCTGCAATTGAATATAATCTTGCTGGAATTGTTTCTAGTGTGAAGGGTTAGGTGTTGTGGAGTTGTAGaataggtatgcctaggtcTTCTAAAGCTAAGGGAACTTACCTATGAGGGAAAACTCTACCAATAGCAATAGGACACGAAATTAGCTGATGCTAAGGACAAGGGATGGAATCTGGAATGCTGTGTAAAGAAAAAACAGCAAGGAGAATCCTTTGGGAATGTCTGAAACTAGCCTATGAACCAAGGTATAACAATagggaaatctggaaaaaaatttggtcatttttatTGTGTAAGCTTCGGCTggattgtgagagggaggaagctagtgtttaagatagctttggctcttgcaTTGAGGGTCGTTGTGAACAGTGAGGGGAAATGGTGTGTGCAAGTGTTATCTTGTATGGTGTAGCCATTGTTGATCAAAGTCCAGACtaagcaaggaaagggaaataGAATTAGCAAGCTGATAATGAGCAAGGGAGTAGAAGGTTTAGAGTGTGACTAGGATGAAGAATAAATAGAACCACAAGAAAGTACCAGTGAGATATGGAAAGAGTTGGGTTTAAGATACTCATGCACTGTTTTTGAGTGCTAAGGAACAGGCTGGAAAATGGAACCTCTTGTATAAGAAGAGGTgatgcactcttgtccaaatgaatggcatggagccatgtaaattaGGGGAGAATCTTGGACTTAGGTGGAAGATCCATGTAAATGGGTGGAGTGCTGTGTAAGTGtctatttgagaattaaggAAGGTGCTGGAAATGGGAAAAGTCTAGGAAAAAGGCTAGACAAATGGCCATTGGTTAAACcagcacatgaaggcttaaCTTTGGATCAAATAGGTATCACAACCAGCTAATTATCCATTTGGAAACTAAGGGAAAAGTGATCTTATAGTGTAGCCAAGGAATAAGGggctagagggaaaggtaagcaaggattggttgcttagaaggtctctctaggtATGATAGTAATTCCTTAGGTAAGATATAAGATTGGAAGAGTCCAAAAGGGTTAAAATTGAGTGCATGTGGAAGCTGTGAGTATTCCAGTGGTATGCCTAGTATATTGAGAGGCAGCTTCATTGGTATTTTCTCCAAGATAGAactctcaaggtgtagctgagtGTTTAGATCAGTGTTTGAGAGTGTGGGAGAAAGGATAAACTGGAAATCTAAGGCATAGAGATTGGAATAGAAATGGACAGCTTAAGGCAGCCTAGGTTACCCTAATCTTAAGCATATCTTGATAGACTGGTAGGTAGATAGAGGAGAATTACGAGAAAATACGAGCAGTCTTGTTTGTTTGAAGTAAACATAAGAGAAAGACAGTGGTAAAGCCTAAGAGGCCGGATATGGGAGCTAGGAGTAAGTCTAGCAGTGATAAGGCCTATCCGGGTGAGGTACACTGTTGTTGCGATGCTGTGTAAAATTTGGACCCTTTGGTATGGAGAAATAACATCAAGTATGGATTTgggtttatggtggagtgtacCTAGATGAAGAGTTATGTTTTTAggatgtatatgttgcatttgatgTGCAGCAGGAACCCTAAAGGAAAGACTAGGCAGAAAAGCTGAAACAGCCAACGGGCAGTCCATTTTAGCTTAGAATTTAGTCCCACCATGGAGTAGTCCAATCATATTGGTGTTAGGAATATAATTATTAGGTAAATCCTTGATTAGGAGGAATTGATCCAAATAAAAGGCTGTAGGTATAGATGATGCAGCTGAAATGTTATCCAAGGTTGTTCCATTGATTCATTTTACAGCATTGTTTGatattcttaatgtttgttgtGTTTTTGAGTGATCAGGTTTATGCAACAGGTCATATGAGAGCAAGATGAGAGTAGGAGAAGTTCATCTATTGAAAGGCCAAGGCTTGATAGATGAAGGTTGAAGTATACTCAAaacaatggtggagatttgttgaaaaattgtctcgagtatatggtataagaagaagatCAGTGACAGCAGTGAGTGATGGCAGTACGCTAGAGGGCCATTGAAGAATTAGATAAAAGTTTATATCTCaaactgtaaatatttaatgtctTCTCTAGGGATATCCGtccactctataaatagagtgctAGGGGGCCATTCTATTCTTTTCTATTGTAACGAGTGCACTATATTCTCTGAGAGGAAGGCTAGAGTTATGatttagctttgtaatcttgggagaaAAGTTGTTGTTTGTACTCGGGAATAGGGGGGAGATCTTGCTACTGTACTAGTCAGATTTCTTTGGTTTAATAAGATTGTCTGGGGTGCTCtctgaaggctggatgtaggtttcctcaaaGGGAACTTGGCGTTTGCATCGTTtgctttctatttcttgttcttattttcattctgCTTTGATTGCTCAAGTTTTCTGTTTCAATTCCTATTAACAACGAGAGGGTTTGTGAGTGTTGAGAGAGGCCTATATCATCTAACAGTAATTCCGCATAGTCCTAGGTTAACATAACTTATGCAAGAAAACATGCACATTTAACATACATGCATCCAAATTCTCTCAGTCACCAACATAGCCCATAAGAAGTTAACACATCATATATCACGGTATACTATCTCTAAGAAACTATTGCTCACTATCTCAGTTTATTCAACCTGGTGAATCAAAAACTGACTTTACTCATGATAATGTTGTCCTATTCTTCTCATCCATAAAAATACTGTCACAGGGTTAAAATCATTACAGAAGTCTAGGGAGTTCTTTTTTCTTACGAGTAAAATATCTTGAAAAAGGACGAAGTGAAGATGAACACAGTATTACTACCGAGTTTTACCTTTCCTCAGGGAACACTTGTTTTTTCATTCAATAACAGCCAAAACAAATAATAGAACAATAACAGTAACACTATGCCGTACAACAAAAGGAACAAAGAGAGCAGTAAAATAAAACAAGATAGTATAAAATAATGATGCAATTCTGGCAGTTATATGCAAAAAATTAATGCTTACCTCGAATAAAAACATCAAATGAATTACTGTAAACAGGATTATCGCAGCAAGGCATGGTATAAAATGGCCGAACAGCCAACGGATAGCGATGTAATATATAGAAGTCGGTGCCATATCTACATTCAGGGAAGAAAATCAAGCTTTGAGCAATAGCAGACAGAAGAAACCTCATGAGATGTTGGAAAGGAAAATGAGGggtgaagaaaaggaagaaagagcCCTAAAGAATAGGTCAGAGAAATATATATTACTTCTCCGAAACAAGCTGCCCCAGTTTCCTCTCCGACTCTGTGTTCAGGTCCCCTAGAGGATCAATTTCAATGCCAGCTTCCTGCACAAACATATCTCagaaatatatatctatatatttccCCAAAAAGGAGATGCAGCCAAACAGGTGTCTTCTCTAAAGAATGCAATGAGATTTGGAGCGACTTCGGATAAAAATTTCATCAAGTTATGTTTACAGAAATGTCTTTAAGATTTATGTTCCAGTTTATATGAGAGGGTCTTTTCCTATTGCTATATTTTTCCTCTAAACCCCTTCTAAAACATTTCACTTTAGGCAGTCAGAGATGTTTGAGGTATTCTCCAGAAagctttttctttccttgcatATCAATTGCCGATCAAGATCCATTAAtagaaacaagaagaagacgaaAGACTATTACCTTTAGCATCTGGACCCCCTCAGCAAACGTAAGCCTCAAAGTCTTTCTCAAATACTGCACATTGAATCAGTAGCAACAGAATCAATAATCACTAAATGTTCATTAGTTTCAACAAGTCATGAATCATTGCCAAATAGAACCACAAACATAATTTCCGCTCaacataattataattatttttgcaaGAGCACTTCTGAGCATTCCAGCATAAAGGCACCATATAGGGAGAATATCCATATGcatttatacatatatgtacataaaTTCTGGGCTAAATCTATGCTGGTATAATGATGAATACTGTTCAGACAAAATGAAGAATACAACATCACCTTCAAAGGCTGGAATGGATATTGCCTCCCAATAGCTTCAAGCTCTTTCTGGCATTTCTCATTCAAACTATCGAACATTGCAACAAATAAGAGGTCCACTATATCCATCACCTTCAGTAGAAAGCCAAGCAAGTAACTAACATGCAATGCAAATGCTAGTTGAAAGTACATCTTTGGGGAAGTAATTGCTAGCTGATAATTGTTTCAtgtattgaaatttataatgCAATTTTACCTCAGAATAGTGCTCCTTAATTTCCATCTCAACATCAAGCCCTGTGAACTCACACAAGTGTCTGTGTGTAAAGGAATCCTCTGCTCTGAAAACTGGACCTATCTCAAAAACACGAGCAAAATCACCACAAATTGCCATTTGCTTGTGAAGCTGAGGCGACTGAGCAAGACATGCAGGTTGCCCTTTGTAGTCCAGCCTGAAAACTGCTGACCCACCCTCACTAGAGCCTGCTATCAACTTTGGGGTATGAATCCCAACAAATCCTTCTGATAGCAAGAATTGCCTAAATATCTGAATAACAGTTCAACTAAAATTATGTAAGTAGTGAAGATACCATATCATCTACTACAAAAATGTACTTGGAAGCAACAAAACACTACAGATATAATATCTACTGGGTTGGCAATGGGTATCCACCCATATACATACCCGCAAAAAATGCTTCAAATGGGGCAAGTTTGGACGTAAAATTTCTCCAACGGGGCAGGGACTgatgggaaaagaaaaattcCTGATGAAGGATGGGTACAAGGGTCCCCAGCCCGCCGATTACATataatcatatttttccatctagatatagggttttttttatcaaaaaagatatatatttttagatctCCTCCTTCCCATTGCCTAATTTGAGCCTATAATACTTCATGAATGAtgttttattgttaaaattttactttttatttttgaagcTTCAAAATTACTTTATCTGTCAGTATGGTTTTTGTATtacttcattttttaaattttaccaATAATTTGAACGTGGAACACCAGTatgatgagaaaaaaaaaaaagttgagtgcataaaataatttttagaaataaacTACTTTTATGGTTTATTTAAATTGATTAGGAATCGCATAAAACTATGCAGGCACAAAAAACATAACCAAGACACAACAccaaattaacattaaaaactAATACAAAACCCCTAAATTCTCCCATAGCAATTAATTACTAAGGGAATTTCAAGATGTGATCCAAAATAAGTTACCAATGAGGTAATGACTGGTAGGGATATTTACCATGCCATAGaccatatccaaaattacaatTCTCAGATTTTCTATAATACCACATGAATCCTGAAGAACATGAAGGCACTTGTGAAGAATGTTATGAATAGTCTTCAGTCCCTGTGTTATCCTTGCTTTGTTTGGCACCTAGAAGCAATAACTCTTTGCAATGTGTGTTGATATCCTCAAATAGTGCACCATTAAGAATGTCaagcaaaaaaataatgaggttCTAATTCCAAGGAATCCCAAGTTCCCTAAAGTTTTTAGGTCTCACGTCATGCACTGAGTGTAGGTATAGGACATGGTCACCTTATTGCATAACTTGACAAAAAACACATTAAAGCTAACTGAAGATATTCAACCTTAAAGACATTGATTCAACTTGAGAAATCATATTTGTTACATTGACACCAAGTTTCCTTTGGTCTCCCTCCTCCTTTTACTACAAACTTGCTTCATTTCATTCACTCGTCTTACAAGTGCTTCCCATCAATTTTCTTCTTGCAAGTCTAAACCATTTTACGCATAAAACTATGGATACTTCAAATGAAATTAAGGTACACACAACTCCTTGCACATGCAAAGTGGATACAGTCCACTAGTCGAATAGACTGATGGATCACTTTCCCTCAAACTGAGGAGGGTCTGTCCCCTCTTGAAAGGTTCACCCCCTAGATGACCACTTGCAGAAGGAAGACCCTATCACCACAATGAGCTCCCAGCAGCAATTTATTATCATGCCCTCTTTCCTAAGACATCATCATGAATCAGCACCATCTTGATGACTAAGTGGACATTTTAATGCAGCATCTCCTTAATCTCCCACCATTTAACCTTTTCACCAACTGGGGCACGACCAGTCACTTAAGAAGCTCTACATTTTTATTAGTGAGAAAGAACTCAAAGGCTCATTAAGGACACTATCTAGTTAATGGGCCTCGACCATAACCAATTTAAGGGAGAGACTGGGGCATTTGGGTGACCATTCTACACAACAGTGGATGAACTTACACCCACTTTAAACCAATTAACTAATGCGTAATTTAAGAACATCTGATATAGGATAAGGTTTGAGTAACGATGCACATATTCATAATGCTAGTCTATCCAAATTATCATTTTACATGCCAAGCTGCTTGTATCTCTCGTGTTATCCCATTAACCAATTAGGTGATCAGAGAAACAGTAAACTTGCCAGACCAGGGCAGACGCTCAACAAATACTAAGGCCACTCCCATCCTTCCTGTATCACCCGATACATTTATGTATCATTTTAAAGATGATGACTCGCGTTTTAATTCATTCCCCAAGAAGCAAAGAACATATAGTTTTCCAAGAAAAGATGACACATTGCTACGAAGACAAGGGTAGGACGAAAGGATAAAACCAAAAGGCACAAACTTACATTTTCAACTTGGCATTGAACACGAAAAATTCCTTGATTAGCAGGTGTGCGCAGGTCAAGAACCCTGTAATTTAGACGAGTATCTTGATTCACACGAACAAGTTGTTCCCCAGCCTGTATCCATGAAGAGATCCAGATTAAAAAGAAACCCTTGAGAGGTAGATCCGTCGATATAAATCTTAAAGTACAAGTAAAACacgagaaaaattttaaatgcatagAACTATACCTGCAAAgccttttcaatttcaagttcaCTACGAGCAGCATCCTCAATATTAACAGGCAAGGCAGGCAATGCCTTGCTTATACAGTAAATCTTCCTGGCTTGAATTTCCACCTGCAATGTGAATGAAGTCATTGCCATTGCCAAGTATCTTGACAAGTATAATGGTGGAATATTATGAAGAAAGTTTTCCAACAAGTCGAGGAAAAATCAACTCCAAAACATCACGTTCTTGCGTATTCTTATACCTGTTGAGTAGCACCCTTAATGGAGTCTTTGGGGACGGAGACGATTCCTTCGATATCAACAAAGGACTCTCTGCTCAACCCCGTCGCAAACTTGACCATTTGGGGACTGACCAGGTCCGGAGCAACGGACAGCACGCACTGAACCGTAAACCCCTTCTCCCTCACGACCAAGAAGGCCATCTTCTTGCTGACGGCGCGAATCGTCTGCGCTCTGCCCCGAATCAACACGGCCTGGTCCTTCAATTCGGGGGCGAGCGCCCCGATCTCGGTCCACTTGCGGCCGGTGACGGCCTTCGACTGGAGGTCCTCCAACGGGACGTCGCCGTAGCTGGCGGCGAGGGGATCGGAAGCGTCCAAGGAGACTCCGGCGACGGCGGAGGCGGTCCGCTCGTCACGACGGCGCTGCTTCTCCAGCTTGGCGGCTTCTTTCTTCATTGCTTTCTTGCTCTGAGTGTTGGTAGCATTCGGGTCGTTCTGCGGCTGTTGCTCTTCCTCCATGGGAGCGATTGGAAACACAGAGATCGGAAATGGAAAGACGAATCACTGCAAGCGTAACCCTCACGAACAATGCTATACTTTGTCAAGTCAGAGTGgctgaaaattatatatataagaaccctaaacccacccacccacccacctcGCCCGCCACTTCCTCAAATCTTTTCAAGTTTAATTAGAGTTTCCGtctttttactaattaattaataataatattacaataaaacTAATCTAAATTTAGATTCTCctgattataaaatattttaaatattattattttgtttgcatattttttaaattatcccctcattaaaattttcaaattagtaAATTATTACTGCGACAGTCTCTACGTTGGGGGCAGGGGGTGGGCCCACCATCGTCAATCCCCATTCGcccgagtgcaattttgttcaccccctttaatgggtgaacatcaccctcacaaaattgtgagggtgaaaaaaagTAACGAAACGGCTTTTCACTCTCA
This genomic stretch from Diospyros lotus cultivar Yz01 chromosome 1, ASM1463336v1, whole genome shotgun sequence harbors:
- the LOC127812536 gene encoding aspartate--tRNA ligase 2, cytoplasmic-like (The sequence of the model RefSeq protein was modified relative to this genomic sequence to represent the inferred CDS: added 121 bases not found in genome assembly), producing MEEEQQPQNDPNATNTQSKKAMKKEAAKLEKQRRRDERTASAVAGVSLDASDPLAASYGDVPLEDLQSKAVTGRKWTEIGALAPELKDQAVLIRGRAQTIRAVSKKMAFLVVREKGFTVQCVLSVAPDLVSPQMVKFATGLSRESFVDIEGIVSVPKDSIKGATQQVEIQARKIYCISKALPALPVNIEDAARSELEIEKALQAGEQLVRVNQDTRLNYRVLDLRTPANQGIFRVQCQVENIFRQFLLSEGFVGIHTPKLIAGSSEGGSAVFRLDYKGQPACLAQSPQLHKQMAICGDFARVFEIGPVFRAEDSFTHRHLCEFTGLDVEMEIKEHYSEVMDIVDLLFVAMFDSLNEKCQKELEAIGRQYPFQPLKYLRKTLRLTFAEGVQMLKEAGIEIDPLGDLNTESERKLGQLVSEKYGTDFYILHRYPLAVRPFYTMPCCDNPVYSNSFDVFIRGEEIISGAQRVHVPEFLTERAESLGIDVKTISTYIDSFRKFLHSPVPTIFSFNCSCTLDFPRNPGFSYTIKSVLHLIVNLCNTLAI